From one Lolium rigidum isolate FL_2022 chromosome 4, APGP_CSIRO_Lrig_0.1, whole genome shotgun sequence genomic stretch:
- the LOC124650391 gene encoding serine/threonine-protein kinase PKH3-like gives MERMIGTGAFGTVYLGTMQDGEMIAVKKLAENVHVARDEGFTYEAKNILSLKHENVVHFVGICYGMYKEVAQHNGRYITADIVEISLCYEYLRQGSLQKNLFDFPSRIGWDTRFKIIKGICQGLCFLHSIPIVHMHLKPENILLDNNMRPKIADFGLSRLFGQELVRMHTQNVVGSYGYIAPEYLYRGEISTKSDIYSLGLLILETTIGERHILKQKEPSARDFIENVRQKWTLEHISWKHPFLDSDGLLQVRTCIEIGLECVQIDWRKRPSIEQIIEKIDRLPQISSDSVLSLQPRRINFPIKPKRLTSSSLYLVNKTDDPIAFNVVTKIPKKYRTKLPFCGIVLPKCTYTLNVITPEQRKAPPLDNDDSLTLQSSKALHDHEVLENVDTASVAVLLDTVGDEVQEMKVVVACEPLAETVSNQIIDGQNYREVLSLDVHPTEPWILTSNKKGYVCIWNYQTQADVESTEVTREPVYSGKFIEREEWFVVGSGNGSIYVFDYNTMEEVDEIEAHDGHGIMCLAVNPTSSCVLSASDDHTIKLWDWTNEWKCTQTFEGHDDAVIQVIFDPRNSESFASVSLDRTIKIWNINSGTCNITLDGHQDGLLCVHYHPHYFKQFLVSGSLDGAAKVLHNLSAGYCIHAWILKCCFTFLLNKVWDLETDSCVDTLQEHTKDLSALCWHPELRVLVTGSFDGTVRIWKWKSTSSTYRLENIIALNLGAVHALGYLKGLTRIVVGCDQGISLMDINVV, from the exons ATGGAGCGAATGATTGGTACTGGTGCATTTGGAACAGTTTATCTG GGAACTATGCAAGATGGTGAAATGATTGCCGTGAAGAAACTTGCAGAAAATGTGCACGTGGCACGAGACGAAGGATTCACTTATGAGGCTAAAAATATTTTGTCCCTCAAACATGAAAATGTGGTACATTTTGTTGGCATCTGCTATGGAATGTATAAGGAAGTggcgcaacacaatggaagatatatTACTGCAGACATTGTTGAAATTTCCCTCTGCTACGAATATTTACGACAAGGAAGTCTTCAGAAGAATCTTTTTG ACTTTCCCAGTAGAATTGGTTGGGACACACGCTTTAAAATAATTAAGGGGATTTGCCAAGGTTTATGTTTTCTACATAGTATTCCTATTGTTCATATGCACCTCAAGCCTGAAAACATATTGTTGGATAATAATATGCGGCCAAAAATTGCGGATTTCGGTCTCTCGAGACTCTTTGGTCAAGaactagtacggatgcacacacagAATGTCGTGGGATCATA TGGATATATAGCTCCGGAATATTTGTACAGAGGTGAAATCTCCACCAAATCGGACATATACAGTTTAGGCCTACTGATCCTAGAGACCACCATTGGAGAGAGACATATTCTCAAACAGAAAGAACCATCTGCACGGGATTTTATTGAGAAT GTACGTCAAAAGTGGACACTTGAGCACATATCGTGGAAGCACCCATTCTTGGATTCAGATGGCCTCCTGCAAGTACGAACATGCATCGAAATTGGATTAGAATGCGTGCAGATTGACTGGCGCAAGAGACCTTCCATAGAACAAATCATCGAAAAGATCGACAGACTTCCGCAGATAAGCTCTGATAGCGTTCTCAGCCTGCAACCCCGGCGGATAAACTTCCCTATTAAGCCAAAAAGGTTGACGTCCAGCTCGCTTTACCTTGTAAACAAGACAGATGATCCTATTGCTTTCAATGTTGTGACCAAAATCCCAAAGAAGTACCGTACAAAGTTACCATTTTGTGGCATAGTGCTGCCAAAGTGCACCTACACGCTCAACGTGATAACACCCGAACAGAGGAAGGCACCACCCTTGGACAACGACGACTCTCTGACACTACAAAGCAGTAAAGCACTCCATGACCATGAGGTCCTCGAAAATGTGGACACAGCTTCAGTGGCCGTGCTCCTTGACACCGTCGGTGATGAGGTGCAAGAGATGAAAGTTGTGGTTGCTTGCGAGCCATTAGCTGAAACTGTCTCTAATCAG ATCATAGACGGTCAGAATTACCGCGAGGTGTTGTCCTTAGATGTCCATCCAACAGAACCATG GATCTTGACGAGCAACAAGAAGGGTTATGTTTGCATTTGGAACTACCAAACGCAG GCAGACGTGGAGTCCACTGAAGTCACTAGAGAACCAG TATATTCGGGAAAATTTATTGAGCGAGAAGAATGGTTTGTGGTTGGTAGTGGCAATGGGTCTATCTATGTGTTCGATTATAATACCATGGAAGAAGTCGACGAAATCGAAGCTCACGATGGTCATGGCATTATGTGTCTGGCGGTGAATCCCACATCTTCATGTGTGCTGTCAGCATCAGATGACCACACAATTAAGCTTTGGGACTGGACTAACGAATGGAAGTGTACCCAAACTTTTGAGGGGCACGACGATGCAGTCATACAAGTAATATTTGACCCGAGGAACAGCGAAAGCTTCGCAAGTGTTTCCTTGGATCGCACCATTAAG ATCTGGAATATAAACTCTGGGACGTGCAACATCACATTGGATGGGCATCAGGATGGTCTACTCTGTGTTCATTACCACCCACACTATTTTAAGCAGTTTTTGGTTTCTGGATCTTTAGATGGTGCTGCAAAGGTATTGCATAATCTCTCAGCAGGATATTGCATTCATGCGTGGATACTAAAGTGTTGTTTCACTTTCTTACTCAACAAGGTTTGGGACCTAGAGACAGACAGTTGTGTCGATACACTCCAAGAACATACAAAAGATCTCAGTGCTCTTTGTTGGCACCCAGAACTTCGGGTACTAGTTACCGGTTCGTTTGATGGGACCGTGCGAATCTGGAAGTGGAAGTCTACTAGCAGTACATACAG GCTCGAGAATATCATTGCACTTAATCTTGGTGCAGTTCATGCTCTTGGATACCTAAAGGGATTAACAAG gattgtgGTCGGGTGCGACCAAGGAATATCACTGATGGACATTAACGTGGTGTAA
- the LOC124650390 gene encoding very-long-chain (3R)-3-hydroxyacyl-CoA dehydratase 2-like: MARPSRLYLVAYNSLQSLGWSLALFRLLACLAPPVSVHPAYAIAGDLICFLQTCAVLETVHAAVGLVPTSPFLAFLQWGGRTHFVLALLRQIPEVQGSPSVFITFMAWSISEVIRYSHYALTTLKVCPAWLTYLRYTAFIPLYPIGVGPGEMWTIYQALPFVKERDLYSGFFAKFSMSYHSFLVGGLLCYPLLWLKLYLHVFKQRKSKLGKVDRTKKRA; the protein is encoded by the exons ATGGCTCGCCCTTCCCGGCTCTACCTCGTCGCCTACAACTCCCTCCAGTCCCTCGGATG GTCACTCGCCTTGTTCCGCCTCCTGGCCTGCCTCGCCCCTCCCGTCTCCGTCCACCCCGCGTACGCCATCGCCGGCGACCTCATCT GCTTCCTGCAGACTTGCGCTGTTCTTGAGACTGTCCATGCCGCCGTCG GATTGGTGCCCACCTCGCCGTTTCTCGCTTTCCTGCAATGGGGAGGGAGGACCCACTTCGTTCTCGCCCTTCTCCGGCAAATCCCTGAG GTTCAGGGCAGTCCGTCTGTGTTCATAACGTTTATGGCTTGGAGTATATCTGAG GTTATCAGATACTCCCATTATGCTCTTACTACATTAAAAGTTTGTCCAGCGTGGCTGACTTATCTCAG GTACACTGCTTTTATCCCGTTGTATCCGATTGGGGTAGGACCAGGAGAAA TGTGGACTATCTACCAAGCTCTTCCATTCGTGAAGGAGCGGGACCTCTACTCAGGCTTCTTTGCAAAGTTCTCCATGAGCTACCATTCCTTTCTCGTG GGTGGTCTGCTGTGCTATCCGCTTCTGTGGCTGAAGCTGTACCTGCATGTGTTCAAGCAGCGCAAGTCCAAGCTGGGAAAGGTGGACAGGACGAAGAAACGGGCTTGA